DNA from Demetria terragena DSM 11295:
GTTTCGACGCTGGTGGGCAAGGTGGGATATAAAAGTACCCAGAACAAGCGTGATTGATATCGCAATCAAAGTCAGAATCAGTGAGTTGACGATCGGTTGACTGGCGTTTGGGTCGCTGAATGCCGTTCGAAAATGTTCAGCTGTAAAACCCCCTGTTACCTTCCCTGCCCGGATGTCCTCCGACGGCGAGAAGGCGAGGAGGCTGATGAGTGCTAACGGTGCGAGGTTGATGAATGCCAGTCCGTAAGCCACCAAATATACTCCAACCCGCATGGCCGGTCGCCTAACCCGGATTGGCTTGAACGGGCGGGCTGATTTATTTACCGCAAAGATGTTGGCTCGACGCTCTACGCGAAGCGCCCAGACCAGGCCGCCGGCTGTCACAATAGCGAGGGACCCGCCCAGCACCGCCGCCATATCGGGACGGCCCAATTGGTTGAGTTCTAGAACCAATGGGCCGACCATTGGCGTGTCTCGACCGCCGAGAATGTTCGGTGCGGCAAACGAACTTAGCGATCCGATGAGGACCATAAAGAGCGAGGCGAAGATCATCGGTCGCATGAGGGGTATGACAACTTGGATCAAGGCTCGTATGACCGGCTGACCTAAGGAGCGTGCTGCCTCTACGACCGAAAAATCCAGATTGCGAATGGCGGGTCGAAGGAAGAGGAAGTGGTAAGAGGTCATTGTGAACGTGTGAACGATTATAATTGCAGGGATGCCAGAAAACCAGTTCGAAGGTATTGACGGGAATATCGCCTGTAGACCTTTTGTAGCGATTCCTTCGTTTCCATAGATCATGACGTATCCAGTGACGGCGGATACCGAACTAAACACCAGTGGAGTTGCGTAGGCAAGAGTAAGTAGCCATTTTCCACGCAATTCGAATGCTTCCAGAATGAATGCCTGCGTGACTCCGACCAACGTAACGGAGACGAGTGATATCGCCGTGACGACGAGTGTGGTGAGGATGGCGCGCTGGACCCGGGCGGACCCCCACACTTCGCCGACCACCTCGAGTGGGCCGCCGAATTCAGAGTTGAGGACAGAGTGGACAACCGCACCGTTCGGCAAGTAAAGGAACGTGAGCAGGAACCACAATGCGAGCACGATTCCGACGCCGGTTACCAGTCGGGATGGCGCGAGACCGAACTTCACGACACAACCTCCATGACGTCGTGTGCACGGATCGTGCAGTAGGTCGTGGCGCCTGCCTTGCGCAGTGGAGTGACGATCGAGGACTGTTCCGTGGCGCGAATAGGGGTGCCCTCGATATCGAGGACGTACTCGGTTGCGTTTCCGCCGAAGGATGACCGGACGATCTGCGCCTTGGATCCCTCGCCGTGATCGTTGAGGATGACGCGCTCGGGACGGACAAACCGCCGAGTATTGGACTCCTTCAGACCGAACTGCGTCGCTAACTGCGTCGTCAACTCGTTTGCGTCACCGACAAACTGGCAAACATATGAGGATTTGGGCTGGTGGTATATCTCGAGGGGGGTGCCGATCTGCTCAATCCGACCATCTTGCATTACAGCAATTCGGTCCGAGATGGCCAGGGCCTCGTCTTGGTCGTGGGTGACGTAGATCGTCGTGATTCCGAGCTCGTCATGCAACTCGCGAACTTGTGCACGCAGCCGGATTCGTAGTCTTGCGTCGAGGTTGCTTAGCGGCTCGTCCATCAAGAGAGCGGTAGGTCGGGTTACAAGCACCCGTGCGATAGCGACGCGCTGCTGCTGGCCGCCGGAAAGTTCGGCCGGCCGCGATTTCGCTAGTCGCGTCAGGTCAGTCATCTCAAGTGCGTCACGCACTCGCGTCTCACGTTCGCTGCGCGGGACGCGCTGGGCCTTAAGACCGAACGCCACATTATCCGCGACGGTGAGGTGTGGAAACAAGGCGTAGTTCTGAAAGACAAAGCCAACCTGGCGACTCTCGGGATCCAAATTTAAGACGTCTCGACCGCTGACTTCTAGCGATCCGGACTCCGGTTTTACGAAGCCACCGATTGTCCTGAGTAATGTTGACTTCCCGCACCCAGACGGCCCGAGAAGAGTTAGGAATTCTCCTTGACTGACGGATAGTGAGAGGTCTTCTACAGCCAGTGTTCCGCCATAGGCGACGCGAAGGTTCTTGATATGGATCATGGTTCCTCATTGGTGATAGTTGAGCAAACGTAGTGGCGCGCCCGCCGTGTCGACATCCGCGTTCGGACCTCGACACAACGCCGCCGCCCCCCTCAGGACAGTTCGAGTTCGATTCGCTGTAGCCACCGCGTCAGATGTGGCGTGATAGTGGTCCAGTCGATAGTTTGGCGGGGGATGTCACGAACGGCCTTAGCCTCGTCGGGAAGTTTGGCTAGCGCACGTGTGTTCAAGGGGGTATCGCTTTTGGTTTCCTTGACGTACTCCGCCTGAAAATCGGCGCTCCCGAACCAATCGACGAACGTACGTGCTTGATCTCCCAGGGGCGTGCCAGTCGTGATTCCGATCCCGGTCTGCACGTACGGCGTACCGTCGCTCGGGCGGACCAGTTCGACGTCGACATCTGCGTCCTGCTCGCCGACCTGGATCCCGCCCAGCCAGTCGGCGACGACAGGAACCTCACCGCTCGCCACTCGACGCCAGTCGAAACGTTGGCCGTCAGGGATCGCGAGAGAGTTCCGCAGGATCCGACCGAGGACGTCCCAGCCCTCGGGGGATACCTGGCCCGTTGCCGGGTCGGTATACCGCCAGAGAATTCCAACCGATGCGGTCTGCGCGGTCTGGCCCCGTGGGTAGAAGAACTTGTTGGCCCATCGCGGGTTCGCGAGGTCCACCCAGTCGGTCGGGCCGGCGCCGTCGAGCCTCCCCGCATTGAAGGTGAGAACGACCGGGGTCTGAGTGAATAGCACGTGGTTGGTCCCAGCTTGGGCGGCTGCTGGCAGTTCGCCGTACCAGTTGGGGCGAAATGGCTCGAATGCTCCATCGGTCGCGAGTCGATTGAGCAGCGGTTCGCCGAGGCCAAGCACGACATCCGCCTGTGGATTGTGTCGTTCAGCTGTGACGCGTGCGGTCAGCGAGTCGGCGCCACCGGAGAGAATCTTCACCGACATGCCGAGATCTTGCCGTGCCCTTTTGCTCACGTAGTCGATGCGCACCTCGCTCATGGGGGCGTAGACCGTGAGGGGTGACGAGTCAGCGCCAACGGGCGATGCGCATCTCGCTGTAGCCATCGCCGCGACGCCAGCAGACGCGGCGCCGAGAAACTGCCTGCGTGTAGTCAAGGAGGTCTCTCTAGGGTTCGAGGATCGTCGGGAACGTTCCCGACAATATGAGCCGCATCACACCGCGTCAAGGTTTTGCTGACGAAACATGGGATGTGTGGAGCGTTGCGACGCCTGGCCTGCCCATGCTCAGCACGGGCGCGCGGGTCGAATGAACCCAGTATTGAGTGCGAAAGCTGGCGATCTGAGCGGCGTGGATGTCGAGCCCCGCTCGGTTGACGGCGACGGAACATCCGATGTTTAATGGAGCTCGCTCAATCTGACCAGTGAGGATGCGCATGTCCACGATCGTCGAAATGTCGACGCACGACGTGAGGTTCCCGACCTCGACCCAGCTGGATGGGTCCGATGCAATGAACCTTGACCCTGACTATTCGGCCGCCTATGTGCGGCTGAGGATGGACGGCTCGGATGGACACGAGGGCCATGGGTTCGTGTTCACCATCGGGCGGGGCACTGATGTCCAGGTCGCGGCGATCGAGGCGCTCCGCCCGTATCTCGTCGGAGTGGAGGTTGAGGCGCTGCTCGACGACATGGGGGAGACGTGGCGACGTCTGGTCCACGACAGCCAGTTGCGCTGGCTGGGCCCCGAGAAAGGTGTCATGCACATGGCGACCGGGGCGGCACTCAACGCGCTCTGGGACCTACGAGCAAAACGCGCCGGACTCCCGCTCTGGCAACTTCTCTCCAGGATGACGCCCGACGAACTGGTTGACTGTGTCGACTTCCGCTATCTCACCGATGCTCTGACGAAAAATGACGCATTGGACATTCTCCGCGAGGCGGAACCGGGGCGTCAGACACGCACGAATCTGCTTCTGGAACAGGGGTATCCGGCATACACCACTAGTCCTGGCTGGTTGGGCTACGACGACGACAAGCTCGTTCGCCTCGCGCGTGATGCAGTACAGGACGGCTTCCAGCAAATTAAGCTCAAGGTCGGCGCCAACGTTGACGATGACCGCCGTCGGCTGGCGCTCGCGCGGTCGGCTGTTGGGCCCGACATTCGGATCGCTGTGGATGCCAACCAGCGGTGGGAGGTAGGGGATGCCACGTCTTGGATCGCTCAGCTCGCCGAGTTCGATCTGGCCTGGGTTGAGGAGCCAACCAGCCCCGACGATGTTCTCGGCCACGCGACGATCGCTCGCGCCATTGCGCCCACGCCGGTCGCAACCGGCGAGCACCTCATGAACAGAGTGTTGGCGAAGCAGTTCCTGCGAGCCAACGCGCTGCAGGTCCTGCAGATTGATGCCACCCGGGTCGGCGGTGTCAATGAGAACCTCGCCATGTTGTTGCTCGCGGCTAGGTTTGGCGTGCCGGTCTGTCCGCACGCCGGGGGAGTCGGGTTGTGCGAGGCGGTGCAGCACATCTCGATGTTTGACTACATCGCGGTCAGTGGCACTGACGAGGGGCGGTGTATCGAATTCGTTGACCACTTGCACGAGCACTTCGTCACTCCCGTGCGTGTCGTTGGAG
Protein-coding regions in this window:
- a CDS encoding ABC transporter permease produces the protein MKFGLAPSRLVTGVGIVLALWFLLTFLYLPNGAVVHSVLNSEFGGPLEVVGEVWGSARVQRAILTTLVVTAISLVSVTLVGVTQAFILEAFELRGKWLLTLAYATPLVFSSVSAVTGYVMIYGNEGIATKGLQAIFPSIPSNWFSGIPAIIIVHTFTMTSYHFLFLRPAIRNLDFSVVEAARSLGQPVIRALIQVVIPLMRPMIFASLFMVLIGSLSSFAAPNILGGRDTPMVGPLVLELNQLGRPDMAAVLGGSLAIVTAGGLVWALRVERRANIFAVNKSARPFKPIRVRRPAMRVGVYLVAYGLAFINLAPLALISLLAFSPSEDIRAGKVTGGFTAEHFRTAFSDPNASQPIVNSLILTLIAISITLVLGTFISHLAHQRRNRLTDVLQLSVFLPYFLPGVLIALGFLIIFGDSNALLGGSVLVGSFWILPLAYVVVLLPTFVRFVRATYSSIDPGLEDAAKSLGATPMRRFTTVAFPALLPVLIQVSALGFNQSFDEYTVSVMLYNVSNQPLGVVMGGLAAAPDPGLVGIATAYVVLNTAIALVVILGADRCSVLASRRLTGAARRVKTR
- a CDS encoding ABC transporter ATP-binding protein, which produces MIHIKNLRVAYGGTLAVEDLSLSVSQGEFLTLLGPSGCGKSTLLRTIGGFVKPESGSLEVSGRDVLNLDPESRQVGFVFQNYALFPHLTVADNVAFGLKAQRVPRSERETRVRDALEMTDLTRLAKSRPAELSGGQQQRVAIARVLVTRPTALLMDEPLSNLDARLRIRLRAQVRELHDELGITTIYVTHDQDEALAISDRIAVMQDGRIEQIGTPLEIYHQPKSSYVCQFVGDANELTTQLATQFGLKESNTRRFVRPERVILNDHGEGSKAQIVRSSFGGNATEYVLDIEGTPIRATEQSSIVTPLRKAGATTYCTIRAHDVMEVVS
- a CDS encoding extracellular solute-binding protein, with product MSEVRIDYVSKRARQDLGMSVKILSGGADSLTARVTAERHNPQADVVLGLGEPLLNRLATDGAFEPFRPNWYGELPAAAQAGTNHVLFTQTPVVLTFNAGRLDGAGPTDWVDLANPRWANKFFYPRGQTAQTASVGILWRYTDPATGQVSPEGWDVLGRILRNSLAIPDGQRFDWRRVASGEVPVVADWLGGIQVGEQDADVDVELVRPSDGTPYVQTGIGITTGTPLGDQARTFVDWFGSADFQAEYVKETKSDTPLNTRALAKLPDEAKAVRDIPRQTIDWTTITPHLTRWLQRIELELS
- a CDS encoding enolase C-terminal domain-like protein — encoded protein: MSTIVEMSTHDVRFPTSTQLDGSDAMNLDPDYSAAYVRLRMDGSDGHEGHGFVFTIGRGTDVQVAAIEALRPYLVGVEVEALLDDMGETWRRLVHDSQLRWLGPEKGVMHMATGAALNALWDLRAKRAGLPLWQLLSRMTPDELVDCVDFRYLTDALTKNDALDILREAEPGRQTRTNLLLEQGYPAYTTSPGWLGYDDDKLVRLARDAVQDGFQQIKLKVGANVDDDRRRLALARSAVGPDIRIAVDANQRWEVGDATSWIAQLAEFDLAWVEEPTSPDDVLGHATIARAIAPTPVATGEHLMNRVLAKQFLRANALQVLQIDATRVGGVNENLAMLLLAARFGVPVCPHAGGVGLCEAVQHISMFDYIAVSGTDEGRCIEFVDHLHEHFVTPVRVVGGQYLAPTAPGAGTEMRAESLLAYAYSPPATAQG